DNA sequence from the Rubripirellula tenax genome:
AAAATCGAGACCGCTATGCCGGTCGAATGGTGATTCCGTACTGCACGATCGGCGGACGAAGCGGTCGCTATGCTTTGGAACTGCAAAAGCAAGGCATCCCGGTCAAGAACTTCAAAGGCAGCATCTTGGAATGGGCTTCGGAAGAGCTACCGTTGGTGACGTTGGACGGAAAACCGACGACGCAAGTTCATATCTATAGTGACACCTACAGCGTTCCGCCGATGTACCAACCGGTGACTCGCTAGTCGACGTTCTCAAACAAATTGTCTTGATTGATCACATCGGGGCCGACGTTGCTGTTGAGCAAATGAAATCGCGTCGACTCGGGGCACTCTTCTTTCATTTCTTGCGATTCGTGAAGCGCATTGGCTCGAGCCGCTAGGATGCGTGAGTTCCCGGGATGGTTGCCGCAGTCGAGTTCCCAGTGGTGGATGTGTTCGATGTCATACGATTCGTCATCGTTGACGGCAACGTACAACTTCTTCGGTGTCCACGGCGGCAACGACGACGCCGGCGATTGGGCATGCGGGTCTTCAATGAACGCGGCGGCGTTGGTGTATTGATCGGCGCTGCCCGATGCATCCACCGCCAAGACCGCCGCTCGTGAAGCGGCCATGTGCTCGGGATTTCCGTTGTAACCGTTGACCGCCATGGTCACGACGACGTCAGGTCGGCATCGACGCATCTGTTGCACGACAAAGCCGACCACCTTGTCCTGGCCCCTCCACAATTCGAAGGCGGGATCGGTGGAACCCCACGGTTGCAGCCCCGACATGTCTTTGAATCGCGGCATGATCGGTTTGTAGTCGACGCCCGACATCAATAACATCCGCGACAGTTCGCCTTCGCGGTAGTAACTGGGGTACAACGCATCGGCTGGGATCTTCGGAAATCGTGGGTAGTCCGAGTCGTCATAGCTGTAGTCGGGCGTGTCGTCGGCGCTAGCATGGTGGGGCAAGCCACTGCCCCACTCGCCGCTTGTCAGCGAAATGAATTTCACCTTCATGTTTCGGCAGGTCGCGTAGTACGCGATCAATCCGCCAAAGGTGCTCTCATCATCGGGATGCGCGACGACGACCATCAAGTCAAACTTGTCCGGGTCGGGTTGAAAACCATCGGGGATTTGCGCAACCGCGATCGTCGGGAAAGCGATCATCGAAATCAGAATCGATAGGGAAGCGAGTCGAATCAAACGGTTCATGCGAATCGGCGTGGGGCGTGAGGAAAGCGAAAGCGATTCCCCGATTCTAGTCCATCACAGTTCGTCGAATCACATGCCATCGAATGCTTGCCCGCGAATGCCGTCGCCGTCGGTGTAATCTTGCGGAGCATCCAATCCGCCGGTCAGCAGCATTCCGTCAATCTTCGCCGACGCTTGAGCCAGTTTGCCTTTTGCGTCGATGAAGCGAATCGTCGATTCATAGAAGCTTCGACGGACGATCAAGACCTGCAAAAAATCCAGTTCGCCGGCACGGTAGGCTTCTTCGGATAGGTCCAGGCTTTTCTTGGCCTGGGGAATGATTTCCTGCTGGTACTTGTTGACCGATGCCATCGATGCTTCGAACTCTTGAGCGGTCCGCGCCAAACGCGACTTGATCGATTGCTCGACCCGTCTGACGTTCTCGAGGGCTCGCGTGTAGTCGGCGTAGGCGGCCGAGATGTTGCCTTGGTTTTGATTCCAAACCGGAATCGGCGCTGATAATTGAATGTTGATCATTCCGTGGTCCGTTCCATCGTCATAGCCCGCGCCGACTTGCGCGGTGAAGTTGGGGATCATTTGGACCTGTTGGCGTTTGAGCAGCGATTGCTTCTCGCACACCAAAGCGTTGGCGACCGTCAACTCGGGGCTGTTTGAAACAATTTGATCATACGCGGCGTCCCAGTTGGGCGTTTCGCCCGAGGGGTTCAGGTCCATCACCAAACGCGCCGGCGTCGACGCTGACAAGCCGGCGATGGCGGCCAAGTCTTGCCAAGCGCCGCGGTACGCCGCCGCCGATTGTTCCGCGGCCAGGGTGACTTCGGACAACAGCGTTTTCGATTGCAAGACTTCGATCAACGTGCCTTCCTCGGCCCGCTTGCGATCCTCGGCAACTTCGACGCCGCGGCGAGCCAGTTGTGCGAAATCCAACGTGGCGTCCAATTGCTGTTGAGCCGCAACGGCTTCGAAGAAGCGAACTCGCACGTCCGTTAGCACGCGGTACCGTTGTGTTTCCATTTCGCCACGCTGGGCCGACGACGTGTGCCCAAGGACTTCGCGGTTGATCGCAAGTTTGTCGCCGCGTACGAATTCTTGCTCGATGAACAAACCGTGCTGGTCGGTGTTTCGGTCGGCGATCTGTTGTCCGAAGTATCCAAGCGTCGGGTTCGGTCGCACCCCGACCTGGTACCGCAATCCCGATGCCTTCGTCGCGACGGCGCCGGCTGCCACCAAGGTCGGATTCCCTTCCAAGGCGAGTCGTTCGATATCGGCCAGCGTGTACGTCATTTCGTTCACGGGCGGCGGACTGGTGGATGTCAAATCATCACGGCCTGCGGATATCTCGCCGCCGTCGGTCACGCCATTGTTCGCGTCTTCGATCGATGGAATCAGCGGTATCACGACGGGTTCCAGCGCCATCGGATCCGTGTCGACGGCAATGTCGCTGCTGGAGGTCGCAAAGGCGGAAGCCGAGTCGTCCGGTTGGGGTCGAGAATCGACTTCGAAATGAACCAGCGAAATGGATTCGGTCGCAAAGGCGGCTTCGGCCAACGTTTCGGTCGGTTCGGAATGAAGGGTGCGGATGACGTGCGAGTCGGTGCCGCCCAACTGGGCGCATCCAGTCATTGCAACCAAGGCAATCGCATGCGATCCAAGCTTGAAATTCTTCATCATTTCTCCGACGCATCTCTGACTGGTCCGATTCCCACACTCAAAATAGGTATCGACCGCTTCAACCCGTACCAACGCGCCGAAGGCGAACCGGACCAACAAGAACAGCTGGGATATTCGGTGAATCGGACCAATTGTTACATTTTGCCATCTGATGGCGCCGCGTCGATTCGTGAAACTGCCGGTGGGTCGACGGTGGTCCAAGGTTCGGCATCGTCAACGCTGTGGAGTTACCATGGCAGCTGCTTGATCGCTTCGGGCAACTTCTTTTTCGCAATTTGGAATCAACCATGAGCCTGCGTTTGCTTTCGCTTGTCGTTTTGTTCACCAGTTTCATCGGCGCGAACGTCCGTGCCGAAGTCAGGATGCCGGGCTTCTTTGGCGATCACATGGTGATCCAACAACAGAAAGAAATTCGCGTTTGGGGTTGGGCCGATCCGGGTGATTCGGTTGCCGTCGCGTTGGGTAATTCGCGGACAAAGTCCGTCGCGGATGACGCGGGCCGATGGGATGCGACATTGCCCGCGATGGAGGCGGGAAAGGAACCCCTGGCGTTGAAAGTCGAAGCATCCAACAAGATCGAATTCAAAGACGTATTGATCGGCGAAGTTTGGTTGTGCAGCGGACAATCCAACATGGAATGGATGGTCGCCAACAGCACCAACGGAGCAGCCGAGGTCGCAGCGGCGGATCATCCGCTGCTTCGACACATCGCGATCGCAAAGCGTCCGTCGAATGTGCCGCTTGATGACGTCACTGCCCCCTGGCAAGTGTGTTCACCGGAAACGGCGGGCGGCTTTACTGCTTGTGGATACTTTATGGCTCGCCAGTTGCAGAAAGAGCTCGGCGTCCCTATCGGTTTGATTCACTCGTCATGGGGTGGTACTCGAATCGAACCTTGGACGCCGCCGGTCGGATTCGAGCACGTCGAAGCGCTCGACGGCATCTACCAATCGGTGCTGTCCCGAACACCGGGTACGTCGCAAAGCCGCAAGCTGATTGATCAACACATTGTCGCGACTCAGGCGTGGCTTGAAACGGCCGAGCAAGCGGTCGCCGCGGGCGGATTGCCCGACGCGAGTCCCAGCTATCCCGAATCGCTGGTGCCTTTCAAAACGCATCAAGATCCCACAATGCTTTACAACGGCATGATCCACGCGATGGTCGGGTATCCGATTCGCGGTGCGATTTGGTACCAGGGCGAATCGAACCATGGCGAAGGTGCGTTGTACACCGAAAAGATGAAAGCCCTGATTGGTGGTTGGCGTCAAATTTGGGATCAAGGTGACTTCCCGTTCTACTTCGTTCAGATCGCGCCATTTCAATACGGCGCCGAGAATCCCGAGGTGCTGGCAACGTTCTGGGAAGCTCAATCGGCGGCGACCGAAATCCCCAACACAGCCATGGTGGTGACGAACGACATCGCGACGCTAAACGATATTCACCCGCCGAACAAGCAAGACGTCGGATATCGATTGGCACTGTTGGCGCTGAAGAACGATTACGGACGCGACGTTGTCGCCCACAGTCCAACGATGGCGTCGATGGAAGTTCTCGACCGCGGGATCAAAATCATGTTCGACAACACGGGTGGCGGATTGAAAACGCGAGACGGAAATTCGGCGACTCATTTTGAAGTGATCGGCGCTGGCTCCGGCGGCTATCAACCCGCTACGGTCGCGATCGAAGGCGACGCGATTGTGCTTACCTCGGACAAGTGCGAGCAGCCCGTCGCGTTCCGATTTGCCTGGGATAAGGTGGCAACGCCCAACCTGGTCGGTGGCACGGGACTGCCCGTCGGTGCGTTCCGCGACGGCGAGGAACCAAGTTTCTTGAACCAGTTGCCGATCGGCAAAGACTATCGTTTGGTGTACGACGTTGACCTCGCCAAACTGGGCAATTCGATCGCCTACGACGTCGACGAAAGTGATTCTGCGGGAGCATTTTCGAAGATCGGATATCTATTGGAATTGCGTTCGAACGGAGAATCCGATCAGTCCGTCTTCGTGGCCGTCGCTGCTTT
Encoded proteins:
- a CDS encoding PIG-L deacetylase family protein, giving the protein MNRLIRLASLSILISMIAFPTIAVAQIPDGFQPDPDKFDLMVVVAHPDDESTFGGLIAYYATCRNMKVKFISLTSGEWGSGLPHHASADDTPDYSYDDSDYPRFPKIPADALYPSYYREGELSRMLLMSGVDYKPIMPRFKDMSGLQPWGSTDPAFELWRGQDKVVGFVVQQMRRCRPDVVVTMAVNGYNGNPEHMAASRAAVLAVDASGSADQYTNAAAFIEDPHAQSPASSLPPWTPKKLYVAVNDDESYDIEHIHHWELDCGNHPGNSRILAARANALHESQEMKEECPESTRFHLLNSNVGPDVINQDNLFENVD
- a CDS encoding TolC family protein, yielding MMKNFKLGSHAIALVAMTGCAQLGGTDSHVIRTLHSEPTETLAEAAFATESISLVHFEVDSRPQPDDSASAFATSSSDIAVDTDPMALEPVVIPLIPSIEDANNGVTDGGEISAGRDDLTSTSPPPVNEMTYTLADIERLALEGNPTLVAAGAVATKASGLRYQVGVRPNPTLGYFGQQIADRNTDQHGLFIEQEFVRGDKLAINREVLGHTSSAQRGEMETQRYRVLTDVRVRFFEAVAAQQQLDATLDFAQLARRGVEVAEDRKRAEEGTLIEVLQSKTLLSEVTLAAEQSAAAYRGAWQDLAAIAGLSASTPARLVMDLNPSGETPNWDAAYDQIVSNSPELTVANALVCEKQSLLKRQQVQMIPNFTAQVGAGYDDGTDHGMINIQLSAPIPVWNQNQGNISAAYADYTRALENVRRVEQSIKSRLARTAQEFEASMASVNKYQQEIIPQAKKSLDLSEEAYRAGELDFLQVLIVRRSFYESTIRFIDAKGKLAQASAKIDGMLLTGGLDAPQDYTDGDGIRGQAFDGM
- a CDS encoding sialate O-acetylesterase is translated as MSLRLLSLVVLFTSFIGANVRAEVRMPGFFGDHMVIQQQKEIRVWGWADPGDSVAVALGNSRTKSVADDAGRWDATLPAMEAGKEPLALKVEASNKIEFKDVLIGEVWLCSGQSNMEWMVANSTNGAAEVAAADHPLLRHIAIAKRPSNVPLDDVTAPWQVCSPETAGGFTACGYFMARQLQKELGVPIGLIHSSWGGTRIEPWTPPVGFEHVEALDGIYQSVLSRTPGTSQSRKLIDQHIVATQAWLETAEQAVAAGGLPDASPSYPESLVPFKTHQDPTMLYNGMIHAMVGYPIRGAIWYQGESNHGEGALYTEKMKALIGGWRQIWDQGDFPFYFVQIAPFQYGAENPEVLATFWEAQSAATEIPNTAMVVTNDIATLNDIHPPNKQDVGYRLALLALKNDYGRDVVAHSPTMASMEVLDRGIKIMFDNTGGGLKTRDGNSATHFEVIGAGSGGYQPATVAIEGDAIVLTSDKCEQPVAFRFAWDKVATPNLVGGTGLPVGAFRDGEEPSFLNQLPIGKDYRLVYDVDLAKLGNSIAYDVDESDSAGAFSKIGYLLELRSNGESDQSVFVAVAAFTDDAKKIGIPTAASNAMFQQTFSSMDVYSNVTGIVTGTSIDTGNIEFWPNNYGQGNEAKVRGASSSQFDFGDAVAQPVNGYGSMQIHNFGAKQTVFAINHWSDGASADIGIGNNTSGNSDWTFTANAANYSKKRLRVFVK